One Bradysia coprophila strain Holo2 unplaced genomic scaffold, BU_Bcop_v1 contig_145, whole genome shotgun sequence DNA window includes the following coding sequences:
- the LOC119074237 gene encoding endoribonuclease ZC3H12A isoform X2 — MTTLSNFVDIMLIADFNGKQYIDSLSVAEAEDSSYDSDGDADDSHEQVSRTTSDTLGQEFAEYVSQPISNQDRSPGYTQRVEFALKLGYTERLVQAALARLGPNPAQNELLAELIKLGAQQGNKSEFICDSPLAECLSPITDTPVTICDDGNGLRPIVIDGSNVAMSHGNKEIFSCRGIKLSVEWFKSRGHKDITVFVPKWRKESSRPDNPIKDQDILLELEKERLLVFTPSRFVGGKRTVCYDDRYILKLASQNDGIVVSNDNYRDLVQESCEFKKVVAERVLMYSFVNDHFMPPDDPLGRSGPTLDNFLRIQPKKGDPPPPCPYGKKCTYGNKCKFHHPERGTGPHKSVTERLSEHAARHLSARNSDGQNKTVIQGKSLSVPLSSSGETSPVSGDRRKPLSRTRSGVVPDSSFSNATVLENLSNATNQQNLSTNWDQSFTNQGFPKSHSIENISREAYTHGPTTYSGLWSRPQQNSTAQSCQAQAQCSTQIPQQSQDSDDSSNLHRKLRRQLTLNPAGCDPRIYQMQMNQQQQQQQQQQSKLPQQHHSPHRPLAPSLSGPRSHHPSQWDLHQNVTRIASAPDPSRPWQTGPPPASTSEPHINLWSQHRATTPILSAQDHRCHIYYHLASIFPEEEVQTVMHLYPEETNPQTICAAILNMFPKM, encoded by the exons CAATACATCGATTCGTTGTCCGTAGCCGAAGCAGAAGATTCTAGTTACGATTCAGATGGCGATGCGGACGACTCACACGAGCAGGTATCCAGAACGACCAGTGATACACTTGGCCAGGAATTTGCTGAGTATGTTAGTCAACCAATATCAAACCAG GATCGATCGCCTGGCTACACACAACGTGTTGAATTTGCACTGAAACTCGGTTATACCGAACGTCTAGTCCAAGCAGCATTGGCACGTCTGGGTCCAAATCCTGCACAAAACGAACTTTTAGctgaattaataaaattaggTGCACAACAAGgcaataaaagtgaatttataTGTGATTCGCCGTTGGCAGAATGTTTATCACCAATAACGGATACACCAGTAACTATATGCGATGATGGAAATGGGTTACGGCCTATTGTTATTGATGGAAGTAACGTTGCTATGAGCCATGGCAACAAAGAAATATTCTCGTGTCGAGGTATTAAGCTGTCTGTGGAGTGGTTCAAAAGTCGCGGCCATAAGGATATCACTGTTTTTGTGCCAAAATGGAGGAAAGAGAGTTCTAGGCCTGATAATCCCATTAAGGATCAAGATATACTGTTAGAGTTGGAGAAAGAGCGGCTTCTTGTTTTTACTCCATCACGATTTGTCGGGGGTAAGAGGACTGTATGCTACGATGATCGATACATTTTGAAG cTAGCATCGCAGAACGACGGAATCGTTGTGTCAAATGACAACTACCGTGACCTAGTGCAGGAAAGTTGCGAATTTAAAAAAGTCGTTGCTGAACGGGTACTGATGTATTCATTTGTCAATGACCACTTTATGCCTCCAGATGACCCGTTAGGTCGTTCTGGACCAACATTAGACAACTTCTTACGTATACAGCCAAA AAAAGGGGATCCCCCACCTCCTTGTCCATATGGAAAGAAATGTACTTACGGTAATAAATGCAAATTCCATCATCCTGAAAGAGGCACAGGACCACACAAGTCAGTGACGGAGCGATTGTCCGAGCATGCAGCACGTCACTTATCAGCCAGAAACTCTGATGGTCAAAACAAAACTGTGATCCAAGGAAAGTCGTTGAGTGTGCCACTGTCGAGTAGCGGTGAAACTAGTCCTGTCAGTGGGGATCGACGTAAACCATTAAGTCGAACCAGATCTGGTGTAGTACCGGATTCTTCCTTCTCAAATGCCACAGTATTAGAAAATCTGTCGAACGCGACCAACCAACAAAACTTATCAACGAATTGGGATCAGTCTTTCACTAATCAAGGGTTCCCAAAGTCACACAGTATAGAAAACATATCAAGAGAGGCATACACACATGGTCCTACCACGTACAGTGGATTGTGGTCCCGGCCACAGCAGAACTCAACAGCACAGTCGTGTCAAGCACAGGCTCAATGTTCCACACAAATACCGCAACAATCTCAAGACAGCGATGATAGTTCaaatttacatagaaaattaCGACGACAGTTAACACTAAATCCGGCTGGTTGTGATCCAAGAATTTATCAAATGCAAAtgaatcaacaacaacaacaacaacagcagcagcagtcAAAATTACCGCAACAACATCATTCGCCGCATCGTCCGTTAGCACCATCTCTCAGTGGTCCCCGCTCACATCATCCGTCACAATGGGACCTGCATCAG AATGTAACACGCATTGCATCAGCACCCGATCCATCGCGTCCATGGCAAACCGGACCACCACCGGCATCAACGTCAGAGCCTCACATAAATTTATGGTCACAGCATCGAGCCACAACGCCAATTCTATCGGCACAGGATCACCGCTGTCACATTTACTACCATTTGGCCAGTATATTTCCCGAAGAAGAAGTGCAAACCGTGATGCATTTGTATCCAGAAGAAACTAATCCTCAAACCATTTGTGCGGCGATATTAAATATGTTCCCGAAGATGTAA
- the LOC119074240 gene encoding 5-hydroxytryptamine receptor 1A has product MDIINGIFIGDLVIDADENIKRTQFEPRKTLPGWADYSLIVLRDSQRLGITIAAILICTVSVIANLATVIVNIKRKIRPFFRTCLLSLACSDLLTSIFQTITYVSQLSNEYTPVWVLGELMCGFIPFVTTVAILANSFTLVGIAVDRYWAIIRLIKGTWEPSKLFCAAGVVFVWGLAAGISSPMISSYYITEFYIIHTNPENRSHMIDVTEAEMCVSEKEPNQYYYSVVFSVIFIPLLIAFLWLNTILATEIFSRRKPIPASLNTPAITINDDHSADKRTSETNTVISNDPLKDGDKTLRPHLNGTVEMSTSTSSQTNNNTGKTPKTGREIRQLRMFKVVIVLMITFFICRLPTWIFLLYKLFNVANTNFHWMLQYSLGLLSITNCLLNPLMYTFLTETIQYSFVFVSKIKHIASCRCFQRRSSDSCNHP; this is encoded by the exons atggaCATCATTAATGGAATATTTATCGGTGATCTTGTTATCGACGCTGACGAGAAC ATAAAGCGCACCCAATTCGAACCACGTAAAACATTGCCTGGATGGGCCGACTATTCTCTTATTGTTTTAAGAGACTCACAGAGACTAGGTATAACCATAGCTGCAATTCTTATTTGCACCGTGTCCGTCATTGCAAATCTAGCCACTGTTATTGTAAATATCAAaag AAAAATCAGACCATTCTTCCGAACATGCCTTCTTTCGCTGGCATGTAGTGATCTTTTAACGAGTATCTTTCAAACAATTACTTACGTCTCACAATTATCAAACGAATATACACCAGTATGG GTACTTGGCGAGCTTATGTGCGGGTTTATCCCATTCGTTACCACTGTTGCGATTTTAGCAAATAGTTTTACACTCGTCGGAATAGCAGTCGACCGTTACTGGGCAATTATTCGACTAATTAAAGGGACATGGGAACCAAGCAAATTGTTTTGTGCTGCTGGTGTTGTTTTTGTGTGGGGCCTAGCGGCAGGCATATCAAGTCCAATGATCTCTTCATATTACATTACTGAGTTTTACATCATACATACCAATCCGGAAAATCGATCGCATATGATTGATGTTACAGAAGCGGAAATGTGCGTTAGCGAAAAG GAACCGAATCAATATTACTATTCTGTCGTTTTTTCTGTAATCTTCATACCATTGCTGATTGCCTTTCTCTGGCTTAACACCATCTTAGCGACAGAGATTTTTTCTAGAAGGAAACCGATTCCAGCTTCACTTAACACACCTGCAATTACAATTAACGATGATCATTCGGCGGATAAACGTACCTCAGAAACGAATACGGTTATCAGTAATGATCCTCTGAAGGACGGAG ATAAGACATTACGACCACATCTCAATGGAACCGTTGAAATGTCCACATCAACGTCCAGTCAAACAAACAATAATACAGGGAAGACGCCCAAAACAGGTCGGGAGATTCGCCAATTACGAATGTTCAAAGTGGTCATTGTACTTATgatcacatttttcatttgtcgCTTACCGACTTGGATCTTTTTGCTGTACAAATTGTTTAATGTGGCCAACACAAATTTCCACTGGATGTTACAGTACAGTTTAGGATTGCTATCAATCACAAATTGCCTACTAAATCCATTGATGTACACATTCCTGACAGAAACGATTCAATAttcgtttgtttttgtgtCGAAGATAAAGCATATTGCTTCGTGTCGTTGCTTCCAGCGAAGATCTTCCGATAGTTGTAACCATCCATAA
- the LOC119074239 gene encoding uncharacterized protein LOC119074239, translating to MKGWQCYIFILIKLVRAFSNNDHEVQHDSIPCIKRFCQHYFRSDKAMKGSLVIMNLTPSPSTFQTRIIESLNEDVTHEFSVMIKDSRKKHMNASHVSEKAQNYFMFIVSYEDVNSTVHQWRSLPTWNPMAQVMGLFTELFDPETLAEQIRNVFSELLLHNMLNVNLMYRKAGTNIVEMITWFPYEGQNCANRIVNLRVIDNCEYQVDPTNSSDTNVVFIPKRKEKKIPHRLHGCSLKISSSVWPPYTYYDSESGEFTNGIEVLLLQTIAKVLQLSTVYNILNETRENRLSSKLTQGYVDLIDGTSDVLIGGMDEDSNTRKYLSSSIPYYQDDQTWCVANAKPEELWRNIFNLFSTTIWSLIILVVFLMASMLYGFIKMDHKSKNFMWMLLASLSVTMGLTTIYDPKHTNARIVFFIFLFYGLLFSTLFNSFLVGVLTNPRQKEQISNLQQAVAANLEFNGGTVTLEHFDAKDDVTVKARNSFNLCDNIDDCFYKLKFNDFLAVATSREHAMNNPVVPKTDIFCFSKADNIYTFSVAMMTKKYYHLLPQMNSIIRRVSEFGLLEKWAKDNSAAAVELIQNSDSSNDDDDGLVVLTVGHITGALMIMLLGYAVAVCAFVGEIIVAKQISSSRRKSCWIFWDKVFDTKQYF from the exons ATGAAGGGGTGGCAGTGCtacatatttattttaattaaattggtACGAGCATTTTCCAACAATGACCATGAAGTGCAACATGATTCAATACCATGCATCAAGAGATTTTGTCAACATTACTTTCGATCAGATAAAGCAATGAAAGGCTCTCTGGTAATTATGAACTTAACACCATCTCCATCAACGTTTCAAACCAGAATTATTGAATCACTTAACGAGGATGTGACACATGAATTTTCGGTGATGATTAAGGACTCGCGTAAAAAACATATGAACG CCTCACACGTCTCTGAAAAGGCTCAGAATTATTTCATGTTCATTGTGTCGTATGAGGATGTAAACAGCACCGTACATCAGTGGCGGTCTCTTCCAACATGGAATCCGATGGCACAAGTTATGGGTTTGTTTACGGAGCTGTTTGATCCGGAAACTCTTGCAGAGCAAATCCGGAATGTGTTCAGCgaactattacttcataatATGCTGAATGTCAATTTGATGTACAGGAAAGCAGGTACAAATATCGTAGAAATGATTACATGGTTTCCATATGAGGGACAGAACTGTGCCAACCGCATTGTAAATCTCCGGGTCATCGACAATTGCGAATATCAAGTAGATCCTACTAATTCAAGCGACACAAATGTGGTTTTTATTCCGAagagaaaagagaagaaaattcCACATCGTCTGCATGGATGTTCTCTTAAAATTTCGAGTAGCGTTTGG CCACCATATACTTATTATGATTCCGAGAGTGGAGAATTTACAAATGGAATCGAAGTTCTCTTATTGCAAACTATTGCTAAG GTACTGCAGTTGTCGACAGTGTACaatattttaaacgaaactAGAGAAAATCGACTCTCTTCGAAACTAACTCAAGGATACGTTGATCTAATCGATGG AACATCAGATGTGTTAATAGGTGGCATGGACGAAGATTCGAATACaagaaaatatctttcatcTTCTATCCCATACTATCAAGACGATCAAACTTGGTGCGTAGCGAATGCAAAACCGGAGGAACTTtggagaaatattttcaatctaTTTTCCACAACGATTTGGAGTCTGATAATTTTGGTTGTGTTTTTGATGGCATCAATGTTGTACGGTTTCATCAAAATGGACCataaatccaaaaattttatgtgGATGTTGCTGGCTAGTCTATCCGTTACGATGGGTCTAACGACGATCTATGATCCGAAGCACACGAATGctcgaattgtttttttcatttttttgttttacggTTTATTGTTCAGTACGTTGTTTAACAGTTTTCTCGTGGGAGTGCTTACCAATCCTCGCCAAAAGgagcaaatttcaaatcttcaaCAAGCAGTGGCAGCAAATCTAGAATTCAATGGTGGCACCGTAACGTTGGAACATTTCGACGCTAAAGATGAT GTCACTGTAAAAGCACGAAATTCCTTTAATCTTTGCGATAACATTGACGACTGCTTTTACAAACTCAAGTTCAACGATTTCTTGGCAGTTGCAACCAGTCGTGAACACGCCATGAACAATCCGGTGGTGCCGAAAACCGACATATTTTGCTTTTCAAAAGCCGACAATATTTACACCTTTTCGGTCGCAATGATGACCAAGAAATATTATCATCTTTTGCCGCAAATGAACTCAATTATTCGAAGGGTTTCCGAATTCGGACTGTTGGAAAAATGGGCGAAAGATAATTCAGCTGCAGCGGttgaattaattcaaaactctGATAGTAGtaacgatgatgatgatggatTAGTTGTCTTAACAGTGGGTCACATTACTGGCGCACTTATGATTATGTTGCTGGGTTACGCTGTAGCGGTATGTGCGTTTGTTGGTGAGATTATTGTGGCAAAGCAGATTTCATCGTCTCGTCGCAAATCATGTTGGATATTTTGGGATAAAGTGTTCGACACCAAGCAATATTTTTGA